A single genomic interval of Amycolatopsis albispora harbors:
- a CDS encoding 2-hydroxyacid dehydrogenase: MTARVLVPWADVGELPAGLRVEVYDGVSAPPADLSGVEFYVLPYDRGIEPVRLMSRMPALRAVQTLSAGVDTILPFLPAGVSLANGQGLHDLSVAEHALALVLAAQRDLPRWFRQQGEGSWAREHTRSLADSRVLLLGYGSIGRAIERFLHAAEATVVPVARRARPGVHGVDELAALLPSADILISVLPGSESTRGLIGTRELALLPDDALVVNVGRGSTMDTAALTTETRTGRLRAALDVVDPEPLPAGHPLWTTPGVVITPHVAGGSASFYPRAKKLVAAQLHRFAAGEPLAHLVT; encoded by the coding sequence ATGACCGCGCGTGTGCTGGTGCCCTGGGCCGATGTCGGTGAGCTGCCCGCCGGGCTGCGGGTGGAGGTCTACGACGGGGTGTCGGCGCCACCGGCCGACCTGTCCGGCGTGGAGTTCTACGTGCTGCCCTACGACCGGGGGATCGAGCCGGTCCGGCTGATGTCGCGGATGCCCGCGCTGCGCGCGGTGCAGACGCTGTCGGCCGGGGTGGACACGATCCTGCCGTTCCTGCCGGCCGGGGTGTCGCTGGCGAACGGCCAGGGCCTGCACGACCTGAGCGTGGCCGAGCACGCGCTGGCGCTGGTGCTGGCCGCGCAACGGGACCTGCCGCGCTGGTTCCGGCAGCAGGGCGAGGGCTCGTGGGCGCGCGAGCACACGCGGTCGCTGGCGGACAGCCGGGTGCTGCTGCTGGGGTACGGCTCGATCGGCCGGGCGATCGAGCGGTTCCTGCACGCGGCGGAGGCGACCGTGGTGCCGGTGGCGCGGCGGGCGCGGCCGGGGGTGCACGGGGTGGACGAATTGGCGGCGCTGCTGCCGTCGGCGGACATCCTGATCTCCGTGCTGCCCGGTTCGGAGAGCACCCGCGGGCTGATCGGCACGCGGGAACTCGCCCTCCTGCCGGACGACGCACTGGTGGTCAACGTCGGCCGCGGGTCCACCATGGACACCGCGGCCCTCACCACCGAAACCCGCACCGGCCGCCTACGGGCGGCGCTGGACGTGGTGGACCCGGAACCGCTGCCGGCTGGCCATCCACTGTGGACGACTCCGGGCGTGGTCATCACCCCGCACGTGGCGGGTGGTTCCGCTTCGTTCTATCCGCGGGCGAAGAAACTGGTCGCCGCGCAACTCCACCGCTTCGCGGCGGGGGAGCCACTCGCCCACCTCGTCACCTGA
- a CDS encoding GNAT family N-acetyltransferase → MERTEPEWRPLTLSDMAAVAGLLAAANQVDPTGEFESTQDVTESLTSPNVDLEHGSLAGWAGERLVAYAVVRVRDGADPVHQMRVEATVHPEFRTDGIADHVLSWIERVSRERHLKVFPDVPLELHGNGHENQRWYLGQLERAGYRRARTFVEMRADLGALPPKRPLPPEFELVTYSEKYFDAVLSTRNITFAEHWGSSVQSPEAWRHLITGSSAFRPELSFLLLRGDDVVSMVLCDFYEGDARATGVRELYVSHVATLPEARGKGVASALLGHTLVEARAAGYERAALGVDVENVNAALGIYERCGFAADQRWYGYVKEVGHPGF, encoded by the coding sequence ATGGAGCGCACCGAGCCGGAGTGGCGGCCACTGACCCTGTCCGACATGGCCGCGGTCGCCGGTCTGCTCGCCGCCGCGAACCAGGTCGACCCGACGGGCGAGTTCGAAAGCACCCAGGACGTCACCGAGAGCCTGACCAGCCCGAACGTCGACCTGGAGCACGGTTCGCTGGCGGGCTGGGCGGGGGAGCGGCTGGTCGCCTACGCGGTCGTGCGGGTGCGCGACGGGGCTGATCCGGTGCACCAGATGCGGGTCGAAGCGACGGTGCACCCGGAATTCCGGACCGACGGCATCGCCGACCACGTGCTGTCCTGGATCGAGCGGGTGAGCCGCGAACGTCACCTGAAGGTGTTCCCGGACGTGCCGCTGGAGCTGCACGGCAACGGGCACGAGAACCAGCGCTGGTACCTGGGGCAACTGGAGCGGGCCGGGTACCGCCGGGCGCGCACGTTCGTGGAGATGCGCGCGGACCTGGGCGCGCTGCCGCCGAAGCGGCCGCTGCCGCCGGAGTTCGAGCTGGTGACGTATTCGGAGAAGTACTTCGATGCGGTGCTGAGCACGCGGAACATCACCTTCGCCGAGCACTGGGGCAGTTCGGTGCAGAGCCCGGAAGCGTGGCGGCACCTGATCACGGGCAGTTCGGCGTTCCGGCCGGAGCTGTCGTTCTTGCTGTTGCGCGGGGACGACGTGGTTTCGATGGTGCTCTGCGACTTCTATGAAGGCGACGCGCGGGCGACGGGGGTGCGGGAGCTGTACGTCTCGCACGTCGCCACCCTGCCGGAGGCGCGGGGGAAGGGCGTTGCCTCGGCGCTACTGGGCCACACCTTGGTCGAAGCGCGGGCCGCGGGGTATGAACGGGCGGCGCTGGGGGTGGACGTGGAAAACGTCAACGCGGCACTGGGGATTTACGAGCGGTGCGGGTTCGCGGCGGATCAGCGGTGGTACGGGTACGTGAAGGAGGTCGGCCACCCCGGCTTCTGA
- the yaaA gene encoding peroxide stress protein YaaA: protein MLVLLPPSETKATGGDGPPLDLDSLSSPELNPVRGKIADALTELARDVPASLAALGISERQADEVERNAELWTSPTLPALRRYTGVLYDALDITSFKKAELARANERLAVASALFGIARATDRIPAYRLSAGSTLPALGGLRPLWRPVLEPVFAAADGLVVDLRSGGYAALAKIPGAVTVRVVTEDARGQRKTVSHFNKAYKGKLAAVLASTGRAPSTVDGLVKVAAKAGLLVERTGEHELEMLTGE, encoded by the coding sequence GTGCTGGTGCTGCTCCCTCCCTCCGAGACCAAGGCGACCGGCGGGGACGGGCCGCCGCTGGACCTGGACTCGCTGTCCTCCCCCGAGCTGAACCCGGTGCGCGGCAAGATCGCCGACGCGCTGACGGAACTCGCGCGGGACGTCCCGGCCAGCCTCGCCGCGCTCGGCATCTCCGAGCGCCAGGCCGACGAGGTCGAGCGCAACGCCGAACTCTGGACCTCCCCCACGCTGCCCGCGCTGCGCCGCTACACCGGCGTGCTCTACGACGCGCTCGACATCACCAGCTTCAAGAAAGCCGAACTGGCCAGGGCGAACGAGCGGCTCGCGGTGGCCTCGGCGTTGTTCGGCATCGCGCGTGCCACCGACCGCATTCCCGCCTACCGCCTGTCCGCCGGCAGCACGCTGCCCGCGCTGGGCGGGCTCCGGCCGTTGTGGCGCCCGGTGCTGGAACCGGTGTTCGCCGCCGCCGACGGCCTGGTGGTGGACCTGCGCTCGGGCGGATACGCGGCGCTGGCCAAGATCCCCGGCGCGGTGACCGTGCGCGTGGTGACCGAGGACGCGCGCGGGCAGCGCAAGACGGTCAGCCACTTCAACAAGGCCTACAAGGGAAAGCTGGCCGCCGTGCTGGCCAGTACCGGCCGCGCTCCCTCCACTGTGGACGGACTGGTCAAGGTCGCCGCCAAGGCGGGCCTGCTGGTGGAGCGCACCGGCGAGCACGAGCTGGAGATGCTCACCGGCGAATGA
- a CDS encoding NAD(P)/FAD-dependent oxidoreductase, with the protein MRVLVIGSGIAGASTAYQLARRGADVVLAGHDHDGVATAAGAGIVSPWTSRRTDEEYHLAARAAAFYPTLVEQLAEDGHADSSFEIVGAMVVSADADELDAAEQRVTERAATAPGVGEIQRLIPDEAREYFPALAPELGAVHISGGGRVDGRHLRAALLGASAKRGVRSISGAAELLVDRGKVTGARVGGEVVSADVVVVAAGAWTDELLAPVNLRLGIEPQRGQISHLELPGTPTDAWPVVLPISSHYLLAFPGSRVVVGATRETGSGFDYRVTAAGQREVLDNALAVAPGLADATLLETRIGFRPAAPDGLPVLGSPDGHAELVVVTGFGPAGLTLAPYAGHVIAAELLGAPVDDDLAAYRPDRFIRR; encoded by the coding sequence ATGCGCGTGCTTGTGATCGGCTCCGGCATCGCCGGCGCCTCGACGGCCTACCAGCTCGCCCGCCGCGGCGCCGACGTGGTGCTCGCGGGCCACGACCACGACGGGGTGGCGACCGCGGCGGGAGCGGGCATCGTCTCGCCGTGGACCTCACGCCGCACCGACGAGGAGTACCACCTCGCCGCGCGGGCGGCGGCGTTCTACCCGACGCTGGTCGAGCAGCTCGCCGAGGACGGTCACGCGGATTCGTCGTTCGAGATCGTCGGCGCGATGGTGGTTTCCGCGGACGCCGATGAGCTGGACGCGGCGGAGCAGCGCGTCACCGAGCGCGCGGCCACGGCGCCGGGTGTGGGCGAGATCCAGCGGCTCATCCCGGACGAAGCGAGGGAGTACTTCCCCGCGCTGGCACCGGAACTCGGCGCGGTGCACATTTCCGGTGGTGGCCGGGTGGACGGCAGGCATCTGCGTGCGGCGTTGCTCGGCGCTTCGGCGAAGCGTGGCGTGCGGTCGATTTCCGGAGCGGCGGAACTGCTGGTCGACCGCGGCAAGGTGACCGGCGCGCGGGTCGGCGGCGAGGTGGTGTCCGCGGACGTGGTGGTGGTCGCCGCCGGAGCGTGGACCGACGAGCTGCTGGCGCCGGTGAACCTCCGGCTCGGCATCGAGCCGCAGCGCGGGCAGATCAGCCACCTGGAGCTGCCCGGCACGCCGACCGACGCGTGGCCGGTGGTGCTGCCGATTTCCAGTCACTACCTGCTGGCGTTCCCCGGTTCGCGGGTGGTGGTCGGCGCGACCAGGGAGACCGGCTCCGGTTTCGACTACCGCGTCACCGCGGCGGGTCAGCGGGAGGTGCTCGACAACGCGCTGGCGGTCGCGCCGGGCCTCGCCGACGCGACGCTGCTGGAGACCCGGATCGGTTTCCGGCCCGCGGCGCCCGACGGTCTGCCGGTGCTCGGCAGCCCGGACGGGCACGCGGAACTGGTGGTGGTCACCGGGTTCGGCCCGGCCGGGCTGACGCTGGCGCCGTATGCGGGGCACGTGATCGCCGCGGAACTGCTCGGCGCGCCGGTGGACGACGACCTGGCGGCCTACCGCCCGGACCGGTTCATTCGCCGGTGA
- a CDS encoding phytoene desaturase family protein translates to MTGAARYDVVIAGGGHNGLVAAAYLAKAGRSVLLLERRAELGGAAVSFRAFDGVDVRLSRYSYLVSLLPRRIVTELGLPVELRRRRMSSYTPAGSGGLLVDTGDTARTAASFAAITGGDADFEAWQRFYAMTGRVAERTFGTLTEPLPTKDELRARVDDDEAWRALFERPLSETLETAFTDDTVRGVVLTDALIGTFAAAEDPALRQNRCLLYHVIGNGTGDWDVPVGGMGAVTGALAATARAAGAELLAGAEVLGIQPDGEVRYRHGDAEHVVHGGHVLANLAAPTLARLMGEEPPAEAPEGAQLKVNMVLTRLPRLRDRGVTAHEAFGGTFHVNEDYRQLATAHAAAASGRIPALPPCEIYCHSLTDPSILGPAERAAGAQTLTLFGLHMPARLFRENNDATREAALTATLASLNSVLAEPIEDCLWRDEHGNPCIEAKTPLDLEAELGLPGGHIFHRDLSWPYAAEGTGRWGVETAHERILLCGAGAVRGGGVSGIPGHNAAMAVLGR, encoded by the coding sequence GTGACCGGGGCGGCACGGTATGACGTGGTGATCGCCGGTGGCGGGCACAACGGGCTGGTCGCGGCGGCCTACCTGGCCAAGGCGGGCCGGTCGGTGCTGCTGCTGGAACGCCGGGCCGAACTGGGCGGCGCGGCGGTTTCGTTCCGCGCCTTCGACGGCGTGGACGTGCGGTTGTCGCGGTACTCGTACCTGGTCAGCCTGCTGCCGCGGCGCATCGTCACCGAACTGGGCCTGCCGGTGGAGCTGCGCCGCCGCCGGATGTCGTCGTACACCCCGGCCGGGTCCGGCGGCCTGCTGGTGGACACCGGCGACACCGCGCGCACCGCCGCCTCCTTCGCCGCGATCACCGGCGGGGACGCGGATTTCGAAGCGTGGCAGCGGTTCTACGCGATGACCGGGCGGGTCGCCGAACGCACCTTCGGCACGCTCACCGAGCCACTGCCCACAAAGGACGAACTACGCGCGCGGGTCGACGACGACGAGGCGTGGCGGGCGTTGTTCGAGCGTCCCTTGAGCGAGACGCTGGAAACCGCGTTCACCGACGACACCGTGCGCGGTGTGGTGCTGACCGACGCGCTGATCGGCACGTTCGCCGCCGCCGAGGATCCCGCGCTGCGCCAGAACCGCTGCCTGCTCTACCACGTGATCGGCAACGGCACCGGCGACTGGGACGTGCCGGTCGGCGGCATGGGCGCGGTCACCGGCGCGCTCGCGGCCACCGCCCGCGCGGCCGGGGCCGAACTGCTGGCCGGCGCCGAAGTGCTCGGCATCCAGCCCGACGGCGAAGTCCGCTACCGCCACGGCGACGCCGAACACGTGGTCCACGGCGGTCACGTGCTGGCGAACCTCGCCGCGCCCACGCTGGCCCGGCTGATGGGCGAGGAGCCGCCCGCCGAGGCGCCGGAAGGCGCGCAGCTCAAGGTCAACATGGTGCTCACCAGGCTGCCGCGCCTGCGTGACCGCGGTGTCACCGCGCACGAGGCCTTCGGCGGCACGTTCCACGTCAACGAGGACTACCGGCAGCTCGCGACCGCCCACGCCGCAGCGGCGTCCGGTCGCATTCCCGCGTTGCCGCCGTGTGAGATCTACTGCCATTCGCTGACCGATCCGTCGATCCTCGGCCCGGCCGAGCGAGCGGCCGGAGCCCAGACGCTCACGCTGTTCGGGTTGCACATGCCCGCGCGGCTGTTCCGCGAGAACAACGACGCGACACGCGAAGCGGCGTTGACCGCGACGCTCGCGTCGCTGAACAGCGTGCTCGCCGAGCCGATCGAGGACTGTCTCTGGCGGGACGAGCACGGCAATCCGTGCATCGAGGCCAAAACGCCGCTCGACCTGGAAGCCGAGCTGGGGCTGCCGGGCGGGCACATCTTCCACCGCGACCTGTCCTGGCCGTACGCGGCCGAGGGCACCGGACGCTGGGGCGTGGAGACCGCGCACGAGCGGATCCTGTTGTGCGGGGCGGGCGCGGTGCGCGGTGGGGGCGTGAGCGGAATTCCCGGGCACAACGCGGCGATGGCGGTGCTCGGCCGGTAA
- a CDS encoding cupin domain-containing protein, with translation MVDFATIELADAGEVVAPDGSVVRPLLRLPGVGSFAHFELAPGQVSHAVTHATVEEIWYVIAGEGRMWRRQGDREEVVRLREGTCLTIPLGTAFQFRAAEAGLRAVAVTAPPWPTGSEDEARIAEGPWEVEGT, from the coding sequence ATGGTGGATTTCGCCACGATCGAGCTGGCCGACGCGGGGGAGGTCGTCGCGCCGGACGGTTCCGTCGTGCGCCCGTTGCTGCGGTTGCCCGGCGTCGGCAGCTTCGCGCACTTCGAACTCGCGCCTGGCCAGGTGTCGCACGCCGTCACGCACGCCACCGTCGAGGAGATCTGGTACGTCATCGCGGGTGAAGGGCGGATGTGGCGGCGGCAGGGCGACCGGGAGGAGGTCGTGCGCCTGCGGGAAGGCACCTGCCTGACCATTCCGCTGGGCACGGCGTTCCAGTTCCGGGCCGCCGAAGCGGGGTTGCGCGCGGTGGCGGTGACCGCGCCGCCGTGGCCCACCGGGAGCGAGGACGAGGCGCGGATCGCGGAAGGTCCGTGGGAAGTGGAGGGCACGTGA
- a CDS encoding serine protein kinase RIO, with amino-acid sequence MRKHDFDFDRLDEQPARRKSRRARFDDEPEPSRRGRLTEEERVRLAHQRADAYTETAIPGGGDRWSTWADGEQGPHPRPSWVITQLAAVDTELGVLKTGKEADVHLVRRGLPDGPQSLLTAKRYRSNEHRMFHRDAGYLEGRRMRRSREMRAIETRTAFGRNLIAEQWAVAEFAALSRLWSAGVPVPYPVQRSGTELLLEFIGDEDGTAAPRLAQVRTDEDGLRDLWYQLVSALETMAAHGLAHGDLSAYNLMVHHGRLVLIDLPQVVDIVANPRGLEFLDRDVRNAASWFAARGLPPEVLDPDALVGELRQAAGLP; translated from the coding sequence GTGCGCAAGCACGACTTCGATTTCGACCGTCTCGACGAGCAGCCCGCGCGCCGCAAGAGCCGTCGCGCGCGCTTCGACGACGAACCCGAACCCAGCCGCCGCGGGCGGCTCACCGAAGAAGAACGCGTCCGGCTCGCCCACCAGCGCGCCGACGCCTACACCGAAACCGCCATTCCCGGCGGTGGCGACCGCTGGTCCACCTGGGCCGACGGCGAGCAGGGTCCGCATCCGCGACCCAGCTGGGTGATCACCCAATTGGCCGCCGTGGACACCGAGCTGGGCGTGCTCAAGACCGGCAAGGAGGCCGACGTCCACCTGGTGCGACGTGGCCTGCCCGACGGGCCGCAGTCGCTGCTGACCGCCAAGCGGTACCGCAGCAACGAGCACCGGATGTTCCACCGCGACGCCGGTTATCTCGAAGGCCGCCGCATGCGGCGGTCGCGTGAGATGCGGGCGATCGAGACCCGCACCGCCTTCGGCCGCAACCTGATCGCCGAGCAGTGGGCGGTGGCCGAGTTCGCCGCGCTGTCCCGGCTGTGGAGCGCCGGCGTGCCGGTGCCGTACCCGGTCCAGCGCAGCGGCACCGAGCTGCTGCTGGAGTTCATCGGCGACGAGGACGGCACGGCCGCGCCACGGCTGGCCCAGGTCCGCACGGACGAGGACGGCCTGCGCGACCTCTGGTACCAGCTGGTGTCCGCGCTGGAGACGATGGCGGCGCACGGCCTCGCGCACGGCGACCTGTCGGCGTACAACCTGATGGTCCACCACGGGCGGCTGGTGCTGATCGACCTGCCGCAGGTGGTGGACATCGTGGCCAATCCACGCGGGCTGGAGTTCCTGGACCGGGACGTGCGCAACGCGGCGAGCTGGTTCGCCGCCCGCGGCCTGCCGCCGGAGGTGCTCGACCCGGACGCGCTGGTGGGCGAACTGCGCCAGGCGGCGGGACTGCCCTGA
- a CDS encoding DEAD/DEAH box helicase, protein MTVTLDSGNTSARHGNRKPRNRNHDGGPAVATPYTAPLKSFAELNLPDPLRAALREAGIDSPFPIQAATLPDALAGRDVLGRAQTGSGKTLAFGLALLTRLDGGKARAKRPRALVLVPTRELAMQVADSLTPLAKSLGLWCRTAVGGMAFNRQADALQRGVDLLIATPGRLSDHVRQGTCVLGDVNFVALDEADQMADMGFLPQVREILDLTPPRGQRLLFSATLDGDVKKLVDRYLTDPVEHSVAPVTASVTTMDHHVFQVSYPDKQAIITEIAAREGRTIMFVRTKHHVDRLAERLREAGVHAAALHGGKTQGQRNRVLSDFKAGHTPVLVATDVAARGIHVDDISLVLHVDPPADHKDYLHRAGRTARAGASGTVVTLITHDQRRTMKRLTDRAGVRAETATMRPGDAELARITGARQPSGEPVIEREHRRDTPRRGGPRAHGEGRGRPSFGGRGRQPRHSGGGSGRPQRSGRGPARRGWSND, encoded by the coding sequence GTGACAGTCACGCTCGATTCCGGCAACACCTCCGCGCGCCACGGCAACCGCAAGCCGCGGAATCGGAACCACGACGGCGGTCCCGCCGTCGCCACGCCCTACACGGCGCCCCTGAAGTCCTTCGCCGAGCTCAACCTGCCCGACCCGCTGCGTGCCGCGCTGCGGGAAGCGGGCATCGATTCCCCGTTCCCCATCCAGGCCGCCACCCTGCCCGACGCGCTCGCCGGGCGTGACGTGCTCGGCCGTGCCCAGACCGGCTCCGGCAAGACCCTTGCCTTCGGCCTGGCCCTGCTGACCAGGCTCGACGGCGGCAAGGCCCGCGCCAAGCGGCCGCGCGCGCTGGTCCTGGTCCCGACCCGTGAGCTGGCCATGCAGGTGGCCGACTCGCTGACCCCGCTGGCCAAGTCGCTCGGCCTGTGGTGCCGCACGGCCGTCGGCGGCATGGCCTTCAACCGGCAGGCGGACGCGCTGCAGCGCGGCGTCGACCTGCTGATCGCCACCCCCGGCCGGCTGTCGGACCACGTCCGGCAGGGCACCTGCGTGCTCGGCGACGTCAACTTCGTCGCGCTCGACGAGGCCGACCAGATGGCCGACATGGGCTTCCTGCCGCAGGTGCGGGAGATCCTCGACCTCACCCCGCCGCGCGGGCAGCGGCTGCTGTTCTCGGCCACCCTCGACGGTGACGTCAAGAAGCTGGTCGACCGCTACCTGACCGACCCGGTCGAGCACTCGGTCGCGCCGGTCACCGCCAGCGTCACCACCATGGACCACCACGTGTTCCAGGTGTCCTACCCGGACAAGCAGGCCATCATCACCGAGATCGCGGCGCGTGAGGGCCGCACGATCATGTTCGTGCGGACCAAGCACCACGTGGACCGGCTCGCCGAGCGCCTGCGTGAGGCCGGGGTGCACGCCGCGGCCCTGCACGGCGGCAAGACCCAGGGGCAGCGCAACCGCGTGCTGTCCGACTTCAAGGCCGGGCACACCCCGGTGCTGGTCGCCACCGACGTGGCCGCCCGCGGCATCCACGTCGACGACATCAGCCTGGTGCTGCACGTGGACCCGCCCGCCGACCACAAGGACTACCTGCACCGCGCCGGGCGCACCGCCCGTGCCGGGGCGTCGGGCACCGTGGTCACGCTGATCACGCACGACCAGCGCCGCACCATGAAGCGCCTGACCGATCGCGCCGGGGTGCGTGCCGAGACCGCCACCATGCGGCCCGGCGACGCCGAACTGGCCAGGATCACCGGGGCGCGCCAGCCCAGCGGTGAGCCGGTGATCGAGCGCGAGCACCGCCGGGACACCCCGCGCCGGGGTGGCCCGCGGGCGCACGGCGAAGGCCGTGGCCGGCCGAGCTTCGGCGGCCGTGGCCGCCAGCCGCGTCACAGCGGCGGTGGCTCGGGCCGTCCGCAGCGCTCGGGCCGCGGCCCGGCGCGCCGGGGCTGGTCCAACGACTGA
- a CDS encoding PIG-L deacetylase family protein, whose amino-acid sequence MSGDRLEPMPEDWERALAVVAHPDDLEYGGCGAVAKWTDEGKSVAYLLVTRGEAGIDTMPPEEAGPLRTEEQIASAAVVGVHDVEFLDHPDGVIEYGLPLRRDIAAAIRRYRPELVIMSNHRETWPGGYLNMADHRVVGEAVLDAVRDAANRWIFRDLGLEPWQGVRWVAGASSPRSTHAVDITTTMDRAIASLKEHKAYLAALGGELGEPETFLRTAAEETGKRFGGRLATDFELFPM is encoded by the coding sequence GTGAGCGGGGACCGGTTGGAGCCGATGCCGGAGGACTGGGAGCGGGCGCTGGCGGTGGTGGCGCATCCCGACGACCTGGAGTACGGCGGCTGCGGGGCGGTGGCGAAGTGGACCGACGAGGGCAAGTCGGTGGCCTACCTGCTGGTGACCCGCGGTGAGGCTGGCATCGACACGATGCCCCCGGAGGAGGCGGGCCCGCTGCGGACCGAGGAGCAGATCGCCAGCGCGGCCGTGGTCGGCGTGCACGACGTGGAGTTCCTCGACCACCCCGACGGTGTCATCGAATACGGCCTGCCGTTGCGCCGGGACATCGCGGCGGCGATCCGCCGCTACCGGCCCGAGCTGGTGATCATGAGCAACCACCGGGAGACCTGGCCCGGCGGGTACCTGAACATGGCCGACCACCGGGTGGTCGGCGAAGCCGTGCTGGACGCCGTGCGCGACGCGGCGAACCGCTGGATCTTCCGCGATCTGGGCCTGGAGCCGTGGCAGGGCGTGCGCTGGGTGGCCGGCGCGTCGTCACCGCGGTCGACGCACGCGGTGGACATCACCACGACCATGGACCGCGCGATCGCCTCACTGAAGGAGCACAAGGCCTACCTGGCCGCGCTCGGTGGCGAGCTGGGGGAGCCGGAGACCTTCCTGCGCACGGCCGCGGAGGAAACCGGCAAGCGCTTCGGCGGCCGCCTCGCCACCGACTTCGAGCTGTTCCCCATGTAG